In Neisseria perflava, the DNA window GACCATGAAACAGTCCGATATGGTCAAACTCAATGATGATGAGTTGTATGAATTGGCTGCGGCTTATGGCTCTCCTTATCACAGTATCGAGCAAAATATCAGCTACCTCGTTGAGCTGACCGGCGTCAAAATCCTTTGCGTGACTTTGGGAAGCCATGGCGCGGTTTTGTATAAGGATGGCGAGTTATACCGTCATTGCGGTTTCCGTGTCAAAGTGGTGGATACTGTCGGCTCCGGAGATAGCTTCCTTGGCGGTTTGACCTACAAACTCCTGAACAATGCGCCTCCTCAAGAAGCCATTGCTTTTGCTTGTGCGCTGGGTGCATTGGTGGCTTCACGTCATGGCGCGACGGCGGATATTTCTTTGGAAGAAGTTGAAGCGTTTATGAATCCTGCTTGATATTTTGACAAGAGACATAAAAAGGCCGTCTGAAAACCATTAAATTAGGTTTTTCAGACGGCCTTAGTATTTTCAGGCTTTACCAATAAGTTGTAAAACATTCTAAGTTGGTATTTTTCGGGCCGCTTCCTTCTTCGGTCGGCGAACCAATCATCATCAGGCCGATGATTTTGTCTTTGTCGGCACACTCAAATGCTTCTCGCAACAATGGGCTGTTGACCCACATGCCCGTAATCCAAACATTGTCGAAGCCTTGAGCAGAAGCAGCCAGTTGCAATGCGTAGGCGGCGCAGCCGGCAGTCAACATTTGTTCCCATTCAGGTTTCGGTTTTGCTACTTCACGGTTCGGCGCGAATGTAAC includes these proteins:
- a CDS encoding nitroreductase family protein, whose translation is MDALNLLTTRRSSKKLAAPAPNAEQLEQMLQAATQVPDHGNMRPFRFTVIQSEAGLQRFRELLGKTVTELNFGDDAMKKAERVGNMAPMIIGVTFAPNREVAKPKPEWEQMLTAGCAAYALQLAASAQGFDNVWITGMWVNSPLLREAFECADKDKIIGLMMIGSPTEEGSGPKNTNLECFTTYW